A genomic region of Podarcis raffonei isolate rPodRaf1 chromosome 13, rPodRaf1.pri, whole genome shotgun sequence contains the following coding sequences:
- the HRC gene encoding sarcoplasmic reticulum histidine-rich calcium-binding protein → MASWKALAMGLLLVLLCSFRLPRALGEEQHHHHEHHHGSQHEGERHHHHGQHDDDDDDDHYHHASHLHEAGHHHDDDDDEEEEHHHHHTGPHHAEHHHHHSSHHDDDDDDDDDDHHHGKHHQHHEHHGDHHHHHDDDDDDDDDDHHDHHGKHHHHHEHHGNHHHDDDDDDDDHHDHHGKHHHHHEHHGNHHHDDDDDDDDHHGKHHHEHHGDHQHHDDDDDDDDDDDDHHGKHHHHHKHHGDHHHHHEHDDDEDDDDDEHDHHHQKHHGSHHHHDDDDDDDDDDSDEEEHHHHEHHAHHHHHEDDDNDSEEEEEEEHASHHHHHHHDDDDQEEAHGRHHHKEADEGKEHRHHHHHHGDEEDESDEMESKEEDEDEGHKHKHPRHEGHDKAKKHHKEGEEEEDDEDDDDDEEYEAGSLCHYCAFCKDCDKCDKCPCKEGDSSEYCASCQYCHFCYVCPVCETACAPGSIVDELSGALFQTFATIFEQQEH, encoded by the exons ATGGCTTCCTGGAAGGCCCTGGCAATGGGCCTCCTTCTGGTCCTGCTCTGCTCATTCAGGCTCCCTAGAGCCCTGGGAGAGGAACAGCACCACCACCACGAACACCATCACGGAAGCCAGCATGAGGGCGAACGCCATCACCACCATGGACAgcatgatgacgacgacgacgacgatcaTTACCACCATGCCAGCCACCTTCATGAAGCAGGGCATcaccatgatgatgatgacgatgaggAGGAGGAACACCATCATCACCACACTGGACCTCACCATGCAGAGCACCATCATCACCACAGTTCCCAccacgatgatgatgatgatgacgatgatgatgaccACCACCATGGCaagcatcatcagcaccatgaaCATCATGGtgaccatcaccaccatcatgacgatgatgatgatgacgacgatgatgACCACCATGACCACCATGGCaagcatcatcatcaccatgaACACCATGGTAACCATCACCATGACGACGATGACGACGACGATGACCACCATGACCATCATGGaaagcatcatcatcaccatgaACACCATGGTAACCAtcaccatgatgatgatgatgatgacgatgaccaCCATGGCAAACATCACCATGAACACCATGGTGACCACCAAcaccatgatgatgatgacgacgacgatgatgacgatgatgaccACCATGGCAAACATCACCACCATCACAAACACCATGGTGACCATCACCACCATCACgagcatgatgatgatgaagatgatgacgatgatgaacaCGACCACCACCATCAGAAACATCATGGTAGCCACCACCAccacgatgatgatgatgatgacgatgatgacgaCAGTGATGAAGAGGAACACCATCATCATGAACATCAtgctcaccaccatcaccatgaGGATGATGATAAcgacagtgaagaagaagaagaagaagagcatgccagtcatcaccatcaccatcaccacgaTGACGATGACCAGGAAGAGGCCCACGGGCGCCATCACCATAAGGAAGCTGACGAGGGCAAAGAGCACcgccaccatcaccatcaccatggTGACGAGGAAGACGAGTCTGATGAAATGGAGTCCAAGGAAGAAGATGAGGATGAAGGGCACAAACACAAGCACCCCAGGCACGAAGGCCATGACAAGGCCAAGAAGCACCACAAAGAGGGAGAAG aagaggaagacgatgaggacgacgacgacgatgaGGAGTACGAGGCAGGCTCTCTGTGCCACTACTGTGCCTTCTGCAAG GATTGCGACAAGTGTGACAAGTGCCCCTGCAAAGAAGGAGACAGCAGCGAATACTGCGCAAGCTGCCAG TATTGCCATTTCTGTTACGTTTGCCCTGTGTGCGAGACGGCCTGTGCACCAG GGAGCATCGTGGATGAATTATCTGGAGCCTTATTTCA gACATTTGCCACCATCTTTGAGCAGCAGGAGCATTGA